A genomic stretch from Thermococcus sp. MV5 includes:
- a CDS encoding UbiA family prenyltransferase, translating into MIRAVIKNSRIFDGKSFIGMGILGMLMSFRDNLDIFSGFLLITSIILYVGYAFAINNCFDVDTDLVNPRKRYKNPIANGELSFRMGIITALFMIMTGLVFSYFVGKEPFVVYSLMSILATFYSVPPRFKSIPIADVFSHGLFFGVLPFIYGAYFDGVISEGELLIAGSLFMYSIAMELRNHLEDYDSDQRANLKTTPMLIGKSVSEKLVISFSIASLLLLLSPLYSPFAVVGVLGVVFWNKKLSYRMLDGGMVLLLGAHALKAMFGV; encoded by the coding sequence ATGATAAGAGCTGTAATTAAGAACTCAAGAATATTTGATGGGAAGTCATTTATTGGAATGGGCATTCTTGGAATGCTCATGAGTTTCAGGGATAATCTTGATATTTTCAGTGGATTCTTATTGATTACCTCGATTATATTGTATGTTGGTTATGCATTTGCTATCAACAACTGTTTTGATGTAGATACGGACTTGGTTAATCCCAGAAAGAGGTATAAAAACCCAATTGCAAATGGAGAACTCAGCTTCAGGATGGGCATTATAACGGCTTTGTTCATGATAATGACTGGTTTGGTATTTTCATATTTTGTAGGGAAAGAACCGTTTGTTGTTTATTCTCTAATGAGTATATTAGCCACTTTTTATTCAGTACCTCCTAGATTCAAGAGCATTCCAATAGCAGATGTCTTCTCACATGGCTTATTTTTTGGAGTATTGCCTTTTATTTACGGTGCATACTTTGATGGGGTTATTAGCGAAGGAGAACTGCTCATTGCAGGTTCTCTCTTTATGTACTCCATTGCTATGGAACTTAGAAACCATTTAGAAGACTATGATAGTGATCAAAGGGCCAACCTGAAAACTACTCCAATGTTAATAGGAAAAAGCGTTTCAGAGAAATTAGTGATTAGTTTCTCAATAGCTTCATTGCTTCTTCTGCTAAGTCCATTATACTCTCCTTTTGCTGTAGTAGGAGTTTTGGGGGTTGTTTTTTGGAACAAAAAGTTGAGTTATAGGATGTTAGATGGAGGTATGGTCTTGCTCCTAGGAGCGCATGCACTAAAGGCAATGTTTGGTGTCTAA
- the speE gene encoding polyamine aminopropyltransferase produces MEFVEWYPRGYGVGFKIISKILEVQSEYQKIELYETEGFGKLLVLDGTVQLVEDGERSYHEPLVHPVMLAHPNPRRVLVIGGGDGGTLREVLKHKSVDHATMIEIDKKVVEVSMEHLKIDEGLLERLFRKEEPRAELIIGDGVEHMKAHKEHFDVIIVDSTDPVGPAKLLFSEEFYRNAYEALNKRGIYITQSGSVYLFTDELLEAYNNMKRVFDKVYYFSFPVIGYASPWSFLVGVKGDIDFTKIDIERAKELELEYYDPERHETLFQIPKYVRELLEKGPKN; encoded by the coding sequence ATGGAATTTGTTGAGTGGTATCCGAGAGGTTATGGTGTGGGATTCAAGATCATCTCAAAAATCCTCGAGGTTCAAAGCGAATATCAAAAAATCGAACTTTATGAGACTGAAGGCTTTGGGAAATTACTCGTTCTTGATGGTACTGTGCAACTTGTTGAGGATGGTGAGAGAAGCTACCATGAACCTCTAGTCCATCCAGTAATGTTAGCTCATCCAAACCCTCGGAGGGTCTTGGTCATTGGAGGAGGAGATGGAGGAACTTTAAGGGAGGTTTTAAAGCATAAAAGCGTGGACCACGCTACAATGATAGAGATAGACAAAAAAGTTGTTGAAGTTTCAATGGAGCACTTGAAAATAGATGAAGGTCTCCTAGAGAGGTTATTTAGAAAAGAGGAACCCAGAGCAGAACTTATAATTGGAGATGGCGTCGAGCATATGAAAGCCCACAAGGAGCATTTTGATGTCATAATTGTGGACTCTACAGATCCCGTTGGGCCGGCGAAGCTCTTGTTTAGTGAAGAATTTTACAGAAATGCATATGAGGCATTAAACAAAAGGGGAATATATATAACCCAGTCTGGTAGTGTCTATCTTTTTACAGATGAGCTTTTGGAGGCATATAATAACATGAAGCGGGTTTTTGATAAAGTGTATTACTTTAGCTTTCCTGTAATAGGTTATGCATCTCCTTGGAGTTTCTTAGTTGGAGTAAAAGGAGACATTGACTTTACCAAAATAGACATAGAAAGAGCAAAAGAGCTTGAGTTGGAGTACTACGACCCAGAGAGGCACGAGACTTTGTTCCAAATTCCAAAATATGTCAGAGAACTTCTTGAAAAAGGGCCTAAGAATTAG
- the speD gene encoding adenosylmethionine decarboxylase — translation MVQVVVNDPIGMHVVLDLYECDPEILDDMEKVEEVLTKAAEAANATIIDKRFHKFSPQGVSGVVVVSESHIAIHTWPEHGYAAVDVYTCGDHTMPLKASEYIIKELKCKRPTIVKLDRGLLFKE, via the coding sequence ATGGTTCAAGTAGTGGTAAACGATCCAATAGGAATGCATGTGGTTTTGGACCTTTACGAATGCGATCCGGAGATATTAGACGACATGGAGAAAGTAGAAGAGGTTCTCACTAAGGCAGCTGAAGCTGCAAATGCCACGATTATAGATAAACGCTTCCACAAATTTTCACCGCAAGGAGTTTCTGGTGTTGTTGTCGTTTCTGAGAGCCATATAGCGATTCACACTTGGCCTGAACATGGTTATGCGGCTGTTGATGTTTACACGTGTGGGGATCACACCATGCCTCTTAAAGCAAGCGAATATATAATTAAGGAATTAAAATGTAAACGACCAACCATTGTAAAGCTTGATAGAGGGCTTCTGTTTAAAGAGTGA
- a CDS encoding pyruvoyl-dependent arginine decarboxylase — protein MSWTTPKKAILLAASAEGGTKLNAFDNALLKMGIGNVNLVKLSSVIPSYIEWVEELPKNIPIGMLLPTVYAHIESDEAGSTISAALGVGISEGNEGGLIYEYSGYCTKEEAERMVKKMVEEGFKVRGWKLKEFKAAVAEVTVKDRPAAAVAAVVMLPY, from the coding sequence ATGAGTTGGACAACACCAAAAAAAGCCATTTTACTTGCTGCAAGTGCTGAGGGGGGGACAAAATTAAATGCCTTTGATAATGCCTTACTCAAGATGGGGATTGGTAATGTCAATCTAGTGAAACTTAGCAGTGTTATTCCATCATATATCGAGTGGGTGGAGGAACTCCCTAAGAATATCCCAATAGGAATGCTTTTACCCACAGTTTACGCTCACATAGAAAGTGATGAAGCAGGATCCACAATCAGCGCTGCTCTAGGAGTGGGAATAAGCGAGGGGAATGAAGGTGGGCTCATATATGAATACAGTGGTTACTGCACTAAGGAAGAAGCAGAGAGAATGGTAAAGAAAATGGTCGAAGAAGGCTTTAAAGTTAGAGGCTGGAAACTTAAGGAATTTAAAGCTGCTGTTGCTGAAGTAACCGTTAAGGATAGGCCTGCTGCAGCCGTTGCAGCCGTTGTTATGTTGCCATACTGA
- a CDS encoding cation:proton antiporter — protein MGYIFIIIAIARVFAEIFERLGYPGFLGEISAGLFLGVFLTSMPREELNLLAELGIFFLMMYAGLELTPEEVHIGGKKSLPIYILTYVLMTFVTLPFTNYTLSHENLIVGAILSVASAPIVLRLSRFFGDDFTHIALSYAVISEVGALVSLYILINFEVYHLSYLGLIMELIKDGLFLGALFGINYFLNVKHKVLIIKGLRNLKSDEAVFGLVMVLSTSIALLSEMMGLHFSIGAFVVGLLLHSDLMGTKQYKRVHTIISGVTYGIFAPIFFAWRGINFETEFSVEVIYFFVLVYVIRILLTMGFTWNGNIQKAIARASGIASFGVLGLLVGELGYEYGVLSEHLYALASLASILGMFISTTIGKATSEIKSQDDSGVDRV, from the coding sequence ATGGGGTATATCTTTATCATAATTGCAATTGCGAGAGTTTTTGCCGAAATATTTGAGCGGCTTGGTTATCCTGGGTTTCTTGGGGAGATTTCAGCGGGATTATTCTTAGGCGTATTCCTCACGTCTATGCCTAGGGAAGAGTTAAACCTTCTCGCTGAGCTAGGAATATTTTTCCTCATGATGTATGCAGGTCTTGAGCTTACTCCAGAAGAAGTCCACATTGGAGGAAAAAAGAGCCTTCCAATTTACATTCTCACATATGTTTTGATGACTTTTGTTACCCTTCCCTTTACAAATTACACCCTATCCCACGAGAATCTTATTGTGGGAGCTATACTCTCAGTTGCATCAGCCCCTATAGTTCTAAGACTATCCAGATTCTTTGGGGATGATTTTACTCATATTGCTCTTTCATACGCAGTGATAAGTGAGGTTGGTGCACTTGTGAGTCTTTACATACTCATCAACTTTGAAGTTTATCATCTAAGTTATTTGGGATTAATAATGGAGCTTATAAAAGATGGGTTGTTTTTAGGTGCTCTTTTTGGGATAAACTACTTCCTTAATGTTAAGCATAAGGTATTGATTATTAAAGGTCTCAGAAATTTGAAGAGTGATGAAGCTGTTTTTGGATTAGTAATGGTTTTATCCACTTCAATAGCCCTTTTGAGTGAGATGATGGGTCTTCACTTTAGCATTGGGGCGTTTGTAGTAGGTCTTTTACTTCACAGTGATTTAATGGGGACTAAGCAATATAAGAGGGTACATACAATAATTTCGGGAGTAACTTATGGTATTTTTGCTCCTATATTCTTTGCATGGAGGGGGATAAATTTTGAAACTGAATTTTCAGTAGAAGTTATTTACTTCTTTGTTCTTGTGTATGTTATTAGAATTCTCCTTACTATGGGCTTTACTTGGAATGGTAACATCCAAAAGGCAATTGCCCGAGCTAGTGGCATTGCAAGCTTTGGTGTTCTTGGCCTCCTTGTGGGGGAACTAGGCTATGAATATGGGGTTTTGAGTGAGCACCTCTATGCCTTGGCTTCGTTGGCTAGTATATTGGGAATGTTCATTTCTACAACTATTGGAAAAGCAACATCAGAGATTAAATCTCAGGACGATTCTGGTGTTGATAGGGTTTAA
- a CDS encoding ACT domain-containing protein: MRHYEILKIEENGKVEIPLEWAYEVGLVKDAYFLVEIDTELNEVHMERIALPGKQLVEIELVVKDQPGVLAKITGLLGRHRINILFSEAEEMEQIGLGAIVAVVDVSQADIALDRLLKELQVIEEVMEVSLKEIK; this comes from the coding sequence ATGAGACACTACGAGATTTTGAAGATCGAAGAAAATGGGAAGGTTGAAATCCCTCTAGAGTGGGCTTATGAAGTAGGACTTGTAAAAGATGCCTATTTCCTAGTGGAAATTGATACTGAGCTGAATGAGGTCCATATGGAAAGGATAGCTTTGCCTGGAAAACAACTGGTTGAGATTGAACTTGTGGTCAAGGATCAGCCTGGGGTTTTGGCCAAGATTACAGGGTTACTAGGCAGACATCGTATAAACATTCTCTTTAGTGAAGCTGAGGAAATGGAGCAAATTGGGCTAGGAGCAATAGTTGCTGTTGTGGACGTGAGTCAGGCAGATATAGCTTTAGACCGACTTTTAAAGGAACTACAAGTAATAGAGGAAGTTATGGAGGTATCTCTAAAGGAGATTAAATAA
- a CDS encoding monovalent cation/H+ antiporter subunit D family protein, whose protein sequence is MIPLLVAAPLLFAFMLSVLPALGMEKHSKYLFLIGAISSWTFAPFILSGLPYAEIVGGWERPAGIEIAIDSYNLPFLVGELILFTIVAFYIYSGYYPKKIENKVYVLLLLLHAGLLGAFISRDIFNFYVYMEIASVSSFALVAISKEKGARRAAFKYALFSLLASYIFILAIGIIYLKTGYLNLVLIKERFTFSEEINVALGLAFISLLLKSGIFPLHFWLPDAHSKADAPVSALLSGLVVKMPAYGMILLILTFPLDTFMQDVLFITAFATMFFGIILALLQKNSERLLAYHTVSQMGYVLLGIAMLNPLAAAYYAMAHSLFKGGLFLSVGTIAEHYNTRDLEKLSYRDSRFLMVSVILLSLAIGGISPFIGAFGKIMLLEGLKDIQRYLFYGGTIGTLASFIKLNYYLSKRGKRIHIPIKKEMLSLLLGLISLIFGIYLYPHLQVVKDLLNIVIALILFYGLKKAGVFRLHLPSVSPFDTSEFGKEINAYMMIFGVVLLFLLFNLL, encoded by the coding sequence ATGATTCCCTTACTTGTAGCAGCCCCACTGTTATTTGCCTTCATGCTCTCAGTGTTACCTGCATTAGGGATGGAAAAGCATTCCAAATACTTATTTTTAATTGGGGCTATCTCTTCCTGGACTTTTGCACCTTTTATACTTTCAGGATTACCTTATGCTGAGATAGTCGGGGGATGGGAGAGACCTGCTGGAATTGAGATAGCGATTGATTCTTATAACCTCCCATTTCTAGTGGGGGAATTGATCCTTTTTACCATTGTAGCATTTTATATCTACAGTGGGTATTACCCGAAAAAAATTGAGAATAAGGTGTATGTACTATTACTCCTGCTTCATGCAGGTCTTCTTGGTGCCTTTATAAGCAGAGACATTTTTAATTTCTATGTTTACATGGAGATAGCCTCGGTTTCAAGCTTTGCTTTAGTTGCAATCTCCAAAGAAAAAGGTGCAAGAAGGGCTGCGTTTAAATATGCTCTTTTCTCCTTGCTAGCCTCATACATTTTCATCTTAGCTATCGGTATAATTTACTTAAAGACAGGATATTTGAACTTGGTATTGATAAAAGAGAGATTCACATTCTCAGAGGAGATAAACGTCGCATTAGGTTTGGCATTTATCTCTCTTCTATTAAAGAGCGGTATTTTTCCCCTTCATTTCTGGCTTCCAGACGCTCATTCCAAAGCAGATGCTCCTGTAAGTGCTCTACTTTCAGGTTTGGTTGTTAAGATGCCCGCTTATGGAATGATACTTCTAATACTAACGTTTCCTCTGGATACATTCATGCAGGACGTTTTATTTATAACAGCATTTGCTACAATGTTCTTTGGTATAATTTTGGCCCTACTTCAGAAAAATTCTGAAAGGCTTTTGGCATATCACACAGTGTCTCAGATGGGTTACGTGCTTCTTGGCATAGCTATGTTGAATCCTCTGGCTGCTGCGTATTATGCTATGGCTCATTCACTCTTCAAAGGAGGGCTTTTCTTAAGTGTTGGAACAATAGCAGAGCATTATAACACCCGTGATTTAGAGAAGTTGTCCTACAGAGATAGCAGATTCTTGATGGTTTCAGTAATCTTATTAAGTCTTGCAATTGGAGGAATCAGCCCATTTATTGGTGCTTTTGGAAAGATCATGCTGCTTGAAGGGCTTAAGGATATCCAAAGATACTTGTTCTATGGTGGAACAATTGGCACACTTGCTTCCTTTATAAAACTCAATTACTACCTTTCAAAAAGAGGTAAAAGGATCCACATTCCAATAAAAAAAGAGATGCTTTCCCTATTGTTGGGGTTAATTTCCCTGATCTTTGGAATATATTTATATCCCCATTTACAGGTAGTAAAAGATCTCTTAAATATTGTTATTGCCCTGATACTGTTCTATGGCCTTAAAAAAGCAGGAGTTTTTAGACTTCATTTGCCTTCGGTTTCTCCCTTTGATACTTCTGAATTCGGGAAGGAAATAAATGCATACATGATGATTTTTGGTGTAGTATTACTCTTTCTTTTATTTAATCTCCTTTAG
- a CDS encoding cation:proton antiporter subunit C, protein MISPEIAGIIIMLIGFYGLMTKENLIKLVLSINVVSVGLVLFFIGTGYIEGGGVPILPRRTVVDPLPATLMLTTLVVDVAITSLALALILKMESEEE, encoded by the coding sequence GTGATTAGTCCGGAGATAGCAGGGATTATAATAATGTTAATCGGGTTTTATGGTCTTATGACAAAGGAGAACCTGATTAAGTTGGTACTTTCAATAAACGTGGTTTCTGTAGGTCTCGTCCTCTTTTTCATCGGCACAGGTTATATTGAAGGAGGAGGTGTTCCAATACTCCCCAGAAGGACTGTAGTGGACCCCTTACCTGCTACTCTAATGCTCACAACTCTCGTAGTTGACGTTGCAATTACATCTCTTGCTTTAGCATTAATTTTAAAAATGGAGAGTGAGGAAGAATGA
- a CDS encoding Na(+)/H(+) antiporter subunit B, whose product MKMTPIVRTTTKLVSPFLVTYSVYLMAYGHLSPGGGFQAGVILAVSIVLLITSHGYKRVRKTFKFWEVQFIEGISGAFLVFLGILGVFFGNFFYNFLRGGDVGALLSGGIVPLFNIGVALKVGAAFTFMFYILLRWVERD is encoded by the coding sequence ATGAAAATGACTCCTATCGTAAGAACAACTACAAAGCTTGTAAGCCCATTTTTAGTTACCTATTCTGTTTACTTAATGGCATATGGTCATTTAAGTCCTGGAGGAGGCTTTCAAGCAGGAGTTATTCTTGCGGTTAGCATTGTTCTTTTGATAACCTCTCATGGGTATAAAAGGGTTAGAAAGACATTTAAATTCTGGGAAGTGCAGTTTATAGAAGGCATCTCAGGGGCATTTTTAGTTTTCTTGGGAATTTTAGGAGTATTCTTTGGAAACTTTTTCTATAATTTCTTAAGGGGAGGAGATGTTGGAGCTTTGCTGAGTGGAGGTATAGTACCTCTTTTCAATATAGGCGTAGCCTTAAAAGTTGGTGCGGCTTTTACCTTCATGTTTTATATTTTGTTGAGGTGGGTGGAACGTGATTAG
- a CDS encoding hydrogenase subunit MbhD domain-containing protein, with translation MLGIILELLLVAMIILSVAVIEEKNLVNAVVKYAFLSLSFVLVLVLLKAPDVALSAIVVGAVVIGVFLFTIREVEK, from the coding sequence ATGCTTGGGATAATCCTTGAACTTCTCCTTGTGGCAATGATAATCCTTTCAGTGGCAGTGATTGAGGAAAAGAATCTGGTTAATGCAGTCGTTAAATATGCTTTCCTGAGCTTGAGTTTTGTTCTTGTGCTCGTGCTTTTGAAGGCCCCAGATGTCGCTCTTTCTGCAATAGTAGTGGGAGCTGTTGTTATAGGGGTGTTTCTCTTTACTATTCGGGAGGTGGAAAAGTGA
- the mnhG gene encoding monovalent cation/H(+) antiporter subunit G, producing MIEYFFLLLGESIMLFGTLGILRFPDVYTRLHAATKCDTGGAMSILIALAIASQTSPLVKLKFLVLAFLIALVNPMISHAIARGAYKYGIRPKVVVDMYAWDNP from the coding sequence GTGATAGAATATTTCTTTCTTCTGCTTGGAGAATCGATAATGCTGTTTGGTACCCTAGGAATCCTTCGTTTTCCAGATGTTTATACAAGGCTTCATGCTGCAACCAAGTGTGATACAGGTGGAGCAATGAGTATTTTAATAGCTCTAGCTATTGCTTCTCAAACCTCCCCACTAGTTAAGCTCAAATTCCTTGTATTAGCATTTTTGATAGCTTTGGTAAATCCCATGATCTCTCATGCGATTGCGAGGGGAGCTTATAAGTATGGTATAAGACCAAAAGTTGTGGTGGATATGTATGCTTGGGATAATCCTTGA
- a CDS encoding monovalent cation/H+ antiporter complex subunit F yields MVEEDLLVSPFGWGALILVATSLILSYRVLFGPTLADRIVGINTVTTKVVVVLAIFGFIMSEYFFLDLAIVLLMVNAVGGLILAKYMEGAK; encoded by the coding sequence ATGGTTGAAGAAGATCTTCTGGTGAGTCCATTTGGATGGGGAGCTTTAATACTGGTGGCTACATCTTTGATATTATCGTATAGAGTTCTTTTTGGACCAACATTAGCTGATAGAATTGTGGGGATAAACACAGTAACCACAAAAGTAGTCGTGGTTTTGGCTATTTTTGGTTTCATAATGAGTGAATATTTCTTCTTAGACCTCGCAATAGTGCTTTTAATGGTCAATGCAGTGGGAGGTCTTATTCTAGCAAAATATATGGAGGGAGCTAAGTGA
- a CDS encoding Na+/H+ antiporter subunit E encodes MSRVPFYLRERLDEIKQRALFETYEAQKLPKWEQIVLTWIALFSFWVIISTNIRLENLFIGGMATFIISLFMYGMLTSDIRKSGHIVEKILYIAFFVIPQYLFIMVFRLIESNFKVARHAILMDINPGIVKIKTDLHSNTGITILANSITLTPGTLTVDVNKKLGETYLYVHWINVETLNREKAGEKIKGDIEGWLKKIFW; translated from the coding sequence ATGAGCAGAGTCCCTTTCTATCTCAGAGAACGGCTTGATGAAATAAAACAGAGGGCATTATTTGAGACTTATGAGGCACAAAAACTTCCAAAATGGGAACAGATAGTTTTAACTTGGATCGCACTTTTTTCATTTTGGGTGATTATAAGTACGAACATAAGATTAGAAAATCTTTTCATTGGCGGAATGGCGACTTTTATAATATCTCTTTTTATGTATGGAATGCTTACTAGTGATATAAGAAAGAGTGGTCATATAGTAGAGAAAATTCTTTATATCGCCTTTTTTGTTATTCCACAGTACCTTTTTATCATGGTGTTCAGGCTAATTGAGAGTAACTTTAAAGTGGCAAGACATGCGATTCTTATGGATATAAATCCAGGTATTGTGAAAATAAAGACTGATCTACACTCAAACACAGGTATAACAATTCTGGCTAATTCTATAACTTTAACTCCAGGAACATTAACTGTAGATGTGAACAAAAAACTTGGGGAGACCTATCTATATGTTCACTGGATAAATGTGGAAACTCTCAATAGAGAAAAAGCTGGGGAAAAGATTAAGGGGGATATCGAGGGATGGTTGAAGAAGATCTTCTGGTGA
- a CDS encoding TIGR00288 family NYN domain-containing protein, giving the protein MPSNWEKIVSITKGGVRSIAMMKQKIRRGKKIALLIDGPNILRKEFQIHLEDVVKALEEFGNIRVAKVVLNQYAPQGLIEAIANQGFEPIIVAGEIGVKLAVEAMREIYNPNVDIIALATRNAEFLPIILKAKEKGKETAIIGIEPGFSAALKHAADYVVILERGEANESVSIQDTEKRRRKT; this is encoded by the coding sequence ATGCCCAGCAATTGGGAGAAGATCGTCTCGATAACAAAGGGAGGAGTAAGGAGTATCGCAATGATGAAACAAAAGATTCGACGAGGCAAAAAGATCGCTTTACTCATAGATGGTCCTAATATACTAAGAAAAGAGTTCCAGATTCATCTTGAGGATGTAGTCAAGGCCCTAGAAGAGTTTGGAAATATTAGGGTGGCTAAAGTTGTTTTGAACCAGTACGCTCCCCAAGGACTTATTGAGGCCATTGCAAATCAGGGTTTCGAACCGATAATTGTTGCTGGAGAAATAGGTGTAAAGCTTGCAGTTGAAGCCATGAGAGAGATATACAACCCGAATGTAGATATAATAGCTTTAGCAACCCGAAATGCTGAATTCTTACCTATAATATTAAAAGCAAAGGAAAAAGGAAAAGAAACTGCTATAATCGGGATTGAACCCGGGTTTAGTGCAGCTTTAAAGCATGCCGCAGATTATGTGGTAATTCTTGAAAGAGGTGAAGCCAATGAGAGCGTCTCTATTCAAGATACTGAGAAGAGAAGAAGGAAAACCTAG
- a CDS encoding TIGR00288 family NYN domain-containing protein, whose protein sequence is MRASLFKILRREEGKPREKEKREVPKTPPKSVGLIIDGPNILRKEFGIKLENIKEALEKIGKIRVAKVVLNQYAPQGLIEAIVNQGFEPIIVAGDTDVRIALEAMELIYNSDIEVIALATRDADFLPIINEGKGKGKETVIIGVEPGFSIALQNAADYVIKMEGKSEQTEGYEE, encoded by the coding sequence ATGAGAGCGTCTCTATTCAAGATACTGAGAAGAGAAGAAGGAAAACCTAGGGAAAAAGAAAAGAGAGAAGTTCCCAAGACCCCTCCAAAGAGTGTAGGGCTTATAATTGACGGACCCAATATATTAAGAAAGGAATTTGGAATAAAACTTGAAAACATAAAAGAAGCTCTAGAAAAGATCGGAAAGATTAGGGTGGCTAAAGTTGTTTTGAACCAGTACGCTCCCCAAGGACTTATTGAGGCCATTGTGAATCAAGGATTTGAACCAATAATAGTTGCCGGAGATACAGACGTAAGAATTGCCCTTGAAGCAATGGAACTCATATACAACAGCGATATCGAGGTAATAGCCCTCGCTACAAGAGATGCAGATTTTCTACCAATAATAAATGAGGGGAAAGGAAAGGGCAAAGAGACCGTCATTATAGGAGTAGAACCAGGCTTCAGTATTGCTCTCCAGAATGCTGCCGATTATGTCATCAAGATGGAAGGAAAAAGCGAACAAACTGAGGGGTACGAAGAGTAA
- a CDS encoding single- stranded DNA-binding family protein produces the protein MPRLSTGFVRASGYANKVRKVLFALTRGELNPEKVVRAAAQLNQYLFEKLQETGVRKEDVVRISIEFSIRNSEIMWNYDTLKIEVYKREEEEKLVEAMKEVEESERALEIAIEELSKLSEKLRGLSAEVSQIVEQLKREYTSLKLEFEEE, from the coding sequence ATGCCCAGGCTCTCAACGGGATTTGTTAGGGCAAGTGGGTATGCAAATAAGGTTAGGAAAGTTCTTTTTGCATTAACACGAGGGGAACTTAACCCCGAAAAAGTTGTAAGAGCAGCTGCTCAGTTGAATCAATATTTATTCGAGAAACTTCAGGAAACGGGAGTTAGAAAAGAAGATGTTGTGCGAATTTCAATAGAGTTTTCTATCAGAAATAGCGAAATAATGTGGAATTATGATACCTTGAAAATTGAAGTATACAAACGGGAGGAAGAAGAAAAGCTTGTTGAAGCCATGAAAGAAGTAGAAGAAAGTGAAAGGGCCTTGGAAATTGCCATAGAAGAACTTAGTAAACTTTCTGAAAAATTAAGGGGACTTAGTGCAGAGGTTTCTCAAATAGTAGAGCAGCTTAAAAGGGAGTACACATCTTTAAAGTTGGAGTTTGAAGAAGAATAG
- a CDS encoding adenylate kinase, with product MNILIFGPPGSGKSTHSRRIIEKYYIEYIASGDIIRAEINKENALGREMRKYIEKGELLPDTVINTLVLSKLRRRRENFIIDGYPRTAEQVLALENFLYDHGIKIDLAIDIFISKEESIARISGRRICKRCGTVYHIKYNPPKISGKCDVCGGEVIQRKDDKPEIVSKRYDIYINNMNPIIKFYKGQGVYVQINGHGGIEEVWERIRPLLDYIWNRERKREEFE from the coding sequence ATGAACATTTTAATTTTTGGTCCTCCAGGTTCTGGGAAATCTACTCATTCAAGAAGAATAATAGAAAAATATTACATCGAATACATTGCTTCGGGAGATATAATACGAGCTGAAATAAACAAAGAAAACGCTTTAGGTCGAGAAATGAGAAAATACATAGAAAAAGGAGAGTTACTCCCAGATACGGTGATAAACACTCTCGTTCTTTCAAAACTACGAAGGAGGAGGGAAAACTTCATCATAGATGGATATCCTCGAACAGCTGAACAGGTTTTAGCACTGGAAAACTTCTTGTATGACCATGGGATAAAAATAGATTTAGCAATCGACATTTTTATTTCAAAAGAGGAAAGTATAGCCCGTATATCCGGAAGAAGAATTTGCAAACGCTGTGGGACGGTTTACCATATAAAATACAACCCACCCAAAATTTCTGGAAAATGTGATGTTTGTGGTGGAGAAGTGATCCAAAGAAAAGATGACAAGCCAGAAATAGTATCAAAAAGATATGACATCTATATCAACAACATGAATCCTATAATTAAGTTCTACAAAGGGCAGGGAGTGTATGTACAGATAAACGGACATGGAGGAATAGAAGAAGTTTGGGAAAGAATTAGGCCCCTATTAGATTACATCTGGAATAGAGAAAGAAAAAGAGAAGAATTTGAATAA